In Paenibacillus kyungheensis, the following are encoded in one genomic region:
- a CDS encoding SDR family oxidoreductase gives MNIAIIGANGQIGKILTTQLAANQHKVSAVIRKPEQAEALEKVGAQAVLADLEGSVEDLTKVLQGADAVVFAAGSGGSTGADKTLLIDLDGAVKSMEAAEKAGISRFVLVSALYAEDRTQWPDDMKTYYVAKHYADKMLEASSLDYTIIRPGGLLNDSGTGKVKLVEHLGEKGSIPREDVASVIASILDQSSTYRRSFDLVSGDDAIEEAIQSV, from the coding sequence ATGAATATCGCAATTATTGGAGCTAATGGACAGATTGGTAAAATCTTAACTACTCAATTAGCAGCAAATCAACATAAAGTCAGTGCCGTTATCCGCAAACCGGAACAAGCGGAAGCATTAGAAAAAGTAGGTGCTCAAGCTGTACTTGCAGACTTGGAAGGATCAGTAGAAGATCTAACCAAAGTACTTCAAGGAGCAGATGCAGTGGTTTTTGCAGCAGGTTCTGGTGGTAGCACAGGTGCAGACAAAACGTTATTGATTGATCTAGATGGAGCAGTCAAAAGTATGGAAGCTGCTGAGAAAGCAGGCATTTCACGCTTTGTGCTAGTGAGCGCATTGTATGCAGAAGATCGTACGCAATGGCCAGACGATATGAAAACTTATTATGTCGCTAAACATTATGCGGATAAAATGCTAGAAGCCAGTTCACTTGATTATACAATTATCCGTCCGGGTGGATTGTTGAACGATAGTGGTACAGGGAAAGTGAAATTGGTTGAACATTTAGGAGAAAAAGGCAGTATCCCACGCGAAGATGTCGCTTCAGTGATCGCATCCATTTTAGATCAATCCAGTACGTATCGTCGTTCTTTCGACCTTGTGTCTGGCGATGATGCTATTGAAGAAGCGATTCAGTCTGTATAA
- the msrA gene encoding peptide-methionine (S)-S-oxide reductase MsrA: protein MSNSQYEKATFAGGCFWCMVSPFEELPGIISIRSGYTGGHTENPTYKEVCTETTGHAEAVQIVYDPEIFPYTKLLELYWQQIDPTDAGGQFYDRGSSYRTTIYYHTDEQRELAEISKQEVAASGRFDKPIVTPIEPAQTFYEAEEYHQDYHKKNTGHYKRYRKGSGRDAFINEHWSTKIDKSDLKNKLSEIQYHVTQKNGTEPAFKNEFWDHHGEGIYVDIVSGEPLFSSLDKYDSGCGWPSFTRPIRDYQVKENMDLSHFMVRTEVRSREADSHLGHLFDDGPGPNGLRYCINSAALRFVPKEDLEAEGYSEYKAMFQEA from the coding sequence ATGAGCAACTCACAATATGAAAAGGCTACTTTTGCAGGCGGATGTTTCTGGTGCATGGTATCCCCTTTTGAAGAACTACCAGGCATCATCAGTATTCGCTCCGGATATACAGGTGGACATACAGAGAATCCGACGTACAAAGAAGTATGTACCGAAACAACAGGACATGCAGAAGCTGTACAAATCGTATATGATCCAGAAATCTTTCCTTATACTAAATTGCTAGAATTATACTGGCAACAAATAGATCCTACTGATGCAGGTGGACAGTTCTACGATCGTGGTTCTTCTTACCGTACAACGATCTATTATCATACAGATGAGCAACGCGAGTTAGCAGAAATCTCCAAACAAGAAGTAGCTGCTAGCGGACGCTTTGACAAACCGATCGTAACACCGATCGAGCCTGCTCAGACTTTTTATGAAGCAGAAGAATATCATCAAGATTATCACAAAAAAAATACAGGACATTACAAACGCTATCGTAAAGGTTCTGGTCGGGACGCTTTTATCAACGAACACTGGTCTACCAAAATTGATAAAAGTGATCTAAAAAACAAACTATCCGAAATCCAATACCATGTTACTCAAAAAAATGGTACAGAACCTGCTTTCAAAAATGAGTTCTGGGATCATCATGGTGAAGGTATCTATGTCGATATCGTTTCTGGCGAGCCGTTGTTTAGCTCACTCGACAAATATGATTCCGGTTGCGGATGGCCAAGCTTTACCCGTCCAATTCGAGATTATCAAGTGAAAGAAAATATGGATTTGAGCCACTTTATGGTTCGTACTGAAGTACGTAGTCGCGAAGCAGACTCTCATCTAGGTCACTTGTTCGATGATGGCCCGGGTCCAAATGGATTGCGTTATTGCATTAACTCGGCTGCTCTACGCTTTGTTCCTAAAGAAGATCTAGAAGCTGAAGGATACAGCGAGTACAAAGCAATGTTCCAAGAAGCATAA
- the hxlB gene encoding 6-phospho-3-hexuloisomerase, with product MSNQAGISTHFDRIIQELERTLAAIPEVEAEALVQQILTARQIFVAGAGRSGLMAKAFAMRLMQLGLDAYVVGETVTPRAGKGDLLIIASGSGETQGLVLMAEKAQKAEVTIAAVTIFPESTIGQKSALTVKLPGSPKDPADHNQYETVQPMGSLFEQTVLLFFDGLMLRLMEHRGGDSAAMFTNHANLE from the coding sequence ATGAGTAACCAAGCAGGAATCTCTACACATTTTGATCGTATTATTCAAGAATTAGAACGTACACTTGCAGCAATTCCTGAAGTCGAAGCAGAAGCATTGGTACAACAGATTTTGACAGCACGTCAAATCTTTGTAGCTGGTGCTGGACGTTCCGGTCTAATGGCAAAAGCATTCGCTATGCGCTTGATGCAATTGGGTCTTGATGCTTATGTTGTCGGTGAGACGGTTACTCCGCGTGCTGGAAAAGGTGATTTGTTAATCATCGCTTCCGGTTCTGGAGAAACACAAGGTCTTGTCCTAATGGCTGAAAAAGCGCAAAAAGCGGAAGTGACTATTGCTGCGGTTACCATTTTTCCTGAATCAACAATCGGTCAGAAGTCTGCTCTAACTGTCAAATTGCCGGGTTCTCCTAAAGATCCAGCCGATCATAATCAATATGAGACTGTTCAACCGATGGGTTCATTGTTCGAACAGACTGTATTATTATTTTTCGATGGATTGATGCTTCGCTTAATGGAACATCGTGGCGGAGATTCAGCAGCTATGTTTACTAATCACGCTAATTTAGAGTAA
- the hxlA gene encoding 3-hexulose-6-phosphate synthase, with protein MELQLALDLVNIPDGIALVKEVEPFIDIVEIGTPIVINEGLHAVKAMKDAFPNLKVLADLKIMDAGGYEVMKASEAGADIVTVLGASNDLTIKGCVDEAKKQGSKVLVDMINVKDIATRAKELDELGVDYICVHTGYDGQAAGQNPFEDLATIKSVVKNSKTAIAGGIKLETLPEAIKANPDLIIVGGGITGQDDKAGVASQIRDLITKG; from the coding sequence ATGGAACTTCAATTAGCATTAGACTTGGTTAACATCCCTGATGGGATTGCACTTGTAAAAGAAGTAGAACCTTTTATCGATATCGTAGAAATTGGTACACCAATCGTAATTAACGAAGGTCTTCATGCTGTAAAAGCAATGAAAGATGCTTTCCCTAACTTGAAAGTACTTGCTGACCTTAAAATCATGGATGCTGGTGGTTATGAAGTGATGAAGGCTTCTGAAGCTGGTGCAGATATCGTAACTGTTCTAGGTGCAAGTAATGACCTAACTATCAAAGGTTGCGTAGACGAAGCTAAAAAACAAGGTAGCAAAGTATTGGTAGATATGATCAATGTCAAAGATATCGCAACTCGTGCTAAAGAATTGGACGAGCTAGGCGTAGACTATATCTGTGTACACACAGGTTATGACGGTCAAGCAGCAGGTCAAAATCCGTTTGAAGATTTAGCGACTATCAAAAGTGTAGTTAAAAACTCTAAAACAGCAATCGCTGGCGGTATCAAATTAGAAACATTGCCAGAAGCAATCAAAGCTAACCCTGATCTAATCATCGTTGGTGGCGGAATTACTGGTCAAGACGATAAAGCTGGCGTAGCTTCTCAAATTCGCGACTTGATCACTAAAGGTTAA
- a CDS encoding LLM class flavin-dependent oxidoreductase → MLKLGVLDQSHINEGEDAKDALANTLKLAQEADRLGFSRFWMSEHHASPSLAHSSPEVLIAHVAALTSRIRVGSGGIMLPHYSAYKVAENFRLLEALYPNRIDLGVGRAPGGMPLATRALQEGKLPSMHASDRYPQQIVDLIAYMNDALPGDHRFPGLIAEPSIETAPELWLLGSSGGTADLAAMTGASYAFAQFFGTAGGEDAVAHYKENFKPSLMSNTPKSLAAITVSCADTEEEAEYHMRSNDLYFLMLRQNNPMPYLPSAKTAAQYPYTDSEKAHIQDTRRFRVVGTPDQVKEKMLQFAKDYQTDELLVVSAIHNTEARLKSYRLLAETFDLQA, encoded by the coding sequence ATGTTGAAATTAGGCGTACTGGATCAATCCCATATTAACGAAGGCGAAGATGCCAAAGATGCTTTGGCCAATACATTAAAATTAGCGCAAGAAGCAGACCGATTAGGCTTCTCCAGATTCTGGATGTCAGAACATCATGCTTCTCCAAGTCTGGCTCATTCCAGCCCTGAAGTATTAATCGCTCATGTAGCCGCACTGACATCACGAATTCGTGTCGGTTCAGGCGGTATTATGCTACCTCACTATAGTGCTTACAAAGTAGCAGAAAATTTCCGTCTATTAGAAGCACTTTATCCTAACCGTATCGATCTCGGTGTTGGTCGTGCACCTGGTGGTATGCCACTGGCTACACGCGCACTTCAAGAAGGTAAACTTCCATCGATGCATGCATCTGATCGCTATCCACAACAAATTGTTGATCTTATTGCTTATATGAATGATGCTCTACCTGGGGATCACCGGTTCCCCGGATTGATAGCTGAACCTAGTATCGAGACAGCTCCTGAGTTGTGGTTACTCGGTTCGAGTGGTGGAACTGCTGATCTGGCCGCAATGACAGGCGCTTCGTATGCATTTGCTCAATTTTTCGGGACAGCCGGTGGTGAAGATGCAGTTGCTCATTATAAAGAGAACTTCAAACCTTCACTGATGTCTAACACTCCAAAATCACTTGCAGCGATTACTGTTTCTTGCGCAGACACAGAGGAAGAAGCAGAATACCATATGCGTAGCAATGATCTGTATTTCTTAATGCTACGTCAGAATAATCCAATGCCTTATTTACCATCTGCCAAAACAGCAGCACAATACCCTTATACCGATTCAGAAAAAGCACATATTCAAGATACACGCCGCTTCCGTGTTGTCGGTACACCTGATCAGGTCAAAGAAAAAATGTTACAGTTTGCTAAAGACTATCAGACAGATGAATTACTTGTGGTCTCCGCTATTCATAACACCGAAGCTCGCTTGAAATCATATCGTTTGTTAGCAGAAACTTTTGATCTTCAAGCTTAA
- a CDS encoding Gfo/Idh/MocA family oxidoreductase, with product MTEHENKHIKRKRIALIGIGDIARKVYLPLLINRVDIEVVGIISHSEQTVRQTMDTFRLTKGSTDIEDIQKWELDAVFVHSPTSTHYDIVMKCLQYGLPVYVDKPLSYNIEEARQMTSTAEQKDLLLAVGFNRRFAPLYMNAYAWLAEAGGFELCEVVKHRTRLQSVPAKETVYDDLIHMLDLLMWLGNDTYTVMAHQLRQQGNGNGPMLHASGMLSLGNGRYGSYTMARSAGIDMERLILHGGGRSAEVMNMDSAYLYEKDMLPQQQQFGSWETIWERRGFMGVIDHFLDRLSTPEQCSIRADLVLESHILADRLTSDL from the coding sequence ATGACAGAACACGAGAATAAACATATAAAACGCAAACGGATCGCTTTGATCGGGATAGGGGATATTGCTCGTAAAGTGTATTTGCCATTGCTGATCAATCGTGTAGATATAGAAGTCGTAGGAATTATCAGTCATTCAGAGCAGACTGTACGCCAGACGATGGATACATTTCGACTGACAAAAGGAAGTACTGACATTGAAGATATTCAAAAGTGGGAACTGGATGCGGTATTTGTACATAGCCCAACTTCGACGCATTATGATATTGTAATGAAATGTCTGCAATATGGATTGCCTGTATATGTGGATAAACCGTTATCTTATAATATAGAAGAAGCACGCCAGATGACCTCAACAGCAGAGCAAAAAGATTTGTTGCTTGCGGTTGGATTTAATCGTCGTTTTGCTCCATTATATATGAATGCTTATGCCTGGCTAGCTGAAGCAGGCGGGTTTGAATTGTGCGAAGTGGTCAAACATCGTACCCGTTTACAAAGTGTACCTGCTAAAGAAACGGTATATGATGATCTGATCCATATGTTGGATTTATTAATGTGGTTGGGTAATGACACGTATACGGTTATGGCTCATCAGCTTCGTCAGCAAGGAAATGGCAACGGTCCGATGCTTCATGCTTCTGGCATGTTGTCGTTAGGTAATGGACGATACGGAAGCTATACGATGGCTCGCAGTGCAGGGATTGATATGGAAAGATTGATTTTGCATGGTGGCGGACGTTCTGCCGAAGTGATGAATATGGATAGTGCTTATTTATATGAAAAAGATATGTTACCACAGCAGCAACAATTTGGTAGCTGGGAGACGATATGGGAACGGCGCGGATTTATGGGAGTGATTGATCATTTTCTAGATCGTTTATCAACGCCTGAACAATGCAGTATACGCGCAGATCTGGTATTGGAATCACATATTTTAGCAGATCGATTAACGTCTGATTTATAA
- a CDS encoding LysM peptidoglycan-binding domain-containing protein → MNTTFKKVLLSTALATSLGAVALVAPMGASQVSAAADTSNHQKAKDKAEQRADNLAYQTAVSQQVEAMFGTAKETPTEPTTPAVTPTKNATTVIVPQGASLTEIAAQYGVTVDELIAANNLLPAGYQLTIPQK, encoded by the coding sequence ATGAACACAACATTTAAAAAAGTCTTATTGTCTACTGCTTTAGCTACTAGCCTGGGAGCTGTTGCTCTTGTTGCACCTATGGGAGCAAGCCAAGTATCGGCTGCTGCTGATACAAGTAATCACCAAAAAGCAAAAGACAAAGCAGAACAACGTGCAGATAACCTAGCTTACCAAACAGCAGTGTCTCAACAAGTAGAAGCTATGTTTGGAACAGCTAAAGAAACACCAACTGAACCAACAACTCCAGCAGTAACACCAACTAAAAATGCAACAACTGTTATTGTTCCACAAGGTGCTAGCTTGACTGAAATCGCTGCTCAATACGGTGTAACTGTAGATGAATTGATTGCTGCTAACAATCTTTTACCTGCTGGATACCAATTGACTATTCCACAAAAATAA
- a CDS encoding winged helix-turn-helix transcriptional regulator — MRERIFNCEKELTLSVIGGKWKMLILWHLGKSGTKRFGELKALIPGITQRMLVSQLRELEEDLIVHREVYPVVPPKVEYSLTQMGETLMPILDAMYNWGKHYMDVAEIKPVEIKPASWN; from the coding sequence ATGCGTGAACGTATATTTAATTGTGAAAAAGAATTAACTTTATCTGTGATCGGTGGTAAATGGAAAATGTTGATCTTGTGGCATCTGGGTAAAAGCGGAACAAAACGGTTCGGTGAACTTAAAGCATTGATCCCCGGCATTACGCAACGGATGTTAGTCAGTCAATTACGTGAACTGGAAGAAGATCTTATTGTGCATCGTGAAGTCTATCCAGTCGTTCCACCCAAAGTAGAATATTCATTAACCCAAATGGGCGAAACTTTAATGCCTATTCTGGATGCGATGTATAACTGGGGCAAACACTATATGGATGTGGCTGAGATCAAGCCTGTCGAGATCAAACCAGCTTCTTGGAATTAA
- a CDS encoding YitT family protein: protein MDKTVLRQIAIILLGTLILAFAYYHINVQNQLSEGGFVGLALLGKYAFGWSPAWTALLLDIPVILLAWWLKGRRFMLFTLIGALSFSLFYSLFEQLSLFVVDLHGNLLAAAVLSGLLTGLGAGIVLRYGGATGGDDVLSKLISDWSGWKIGNVFFASDAIVLLICLFYLPLKETIYTVLAVWIAGKVITWTMTTTWQVRHLLPIKRTSTLAVSVSKVAVKPITSTPQSLQINHKSIKV, encoded by the coding sequence ATGGATAAAACAGTATTAAGGCAGATTGCCATAATACTGCTTGGAACTTTGATTTTAGCGTTTGCTTATTATCACATTAATGTTCAGAATCAATTATCAGAAGGCGGATTTGTAGGATTAGCCTTATTAGGAAAATATGCATTTGGATGGTCACCGGCTTGGACAGCTTTACTGCTGGATATACCAGTGATATTACTTGCATGGTGGTTGAAAGGCCGCCGATTTATGTTATTTACACTGATTGGAGCACTATCGTTTTCACTATTTTACTCATTATTTGAGCAATTATCGTTGTTTGTGGTGGACCTGCACGGTAACCTGCTAGCAGCCGCTGTATTATCTGGGTTGTTAACCGGTCTAGGAGCAGGAATCGTTCTACGATATGGTGGGGCGACCGGAGGCGATGATGTGTTGTCCAAATTGATCAGTGATTGGAGCGGTTGGAAAATCGGTAATGTATTTTTTGCAAGTGATGCGATTGTATTGTTAATCTGTCTGTTCTATTTACCGCTTAAAGAAACCATATATACCGTTTTGGCGGTATGGATTGCAGGTAAAGTGATCACATGGACGATGACAACAACATGGCAAGTACGTCACTTATTGCCGATCAAACGTACATCCACATTAGCTGTATCTGTAAGTAAAGTAGCTGTTAAACCAATAACATCTACTCCGCAATCACTACAAATCAATCATAAAAGTATCAAAGTATAA
- a CDS encoding RNA 2'-phosphotransferase, translating into MLTSKQEVQLSKYMSLILRHTPEEYGILLDARDGSCTLEELVHVLREQKGWSEITEGDIHQVVVQSDKQRFEINEDRIKARYGHSHTQVQYEQGTPPEILYHGTHEKALPLILEQGLLSMNRQYVHLSASTHFAELAGKRRGKLVLLQVDTVRAIEAGVTFYFAGHEVWLSDHIPAHCLTQV; encoded by the coding sequence ATGTTAACATCCAAACAAGAAGTACAATTAAGTAAATATATGAGTCTGATTTTGCGTCATACGCCTGAAGAATATGGAATCCTGTTAGATGCTCGTGATGGTTCGTGTACATTGGAAGAGTTAGTCCATGTGTTACGTGAGCAAAAAGGATGGAGCGAGATTACAGAAGGTGATATTCATCAGGTAGTCGTACAATCTGACAAACAACGCTTTGAAATCAATGAAGATCGTATCAAAGCTAGATATGGTCATAGTCATACTCAGGTGCAATATGAACAAGGTACACCGCCTGAAATCTTATATCATGGTACACATGAGAAAGCATTACCACTCATATTAGAGCAAGGGCTTCTGTCTATGAATCGCCAGTATGTGCATTTATCAGCGAGTACACATTTTGCCGAATTAGCAGGTAAGCGTAGAGGCAAATTAGTCCTTTTACAAGTCGATACTGTGCGCGCGATAGAAGCAGGGGTGACTTTTTATTTTGCAGGGCATGAAGTCTGGTTGTCCGATCATATTCCTGCTCATTGTTTAACTCAGGTATAA
- a CDS encoding MFS transporter: MQPSVTKEQVSPQNDRFPAALFCLTAGAFAIGMTEFVIMGLLPNVANDLHVTIPQAGQLITSYALGVAVGAPVLTVLTHRIPQKQLLCLLMIIFILGNALAVIAPNYGLLMASRLVTALAHGTFLGASSLIAARLVRPEKRASAVSMVLAGLTIANIIGVPFGTFIGQYLGWRSSFGAITIMGMISLIGIFFLIPKIEQSGPSSLAKEFRSLINPQVLLILFTGAFGCGSMFTVFTYITPLLTDVSGFQEHSVTWILVMFGVGVTLGNIIGGRLADWKLMPSLIATFTILVILLVILSSVLHNQILTLVFVFLWGAAAFGIMPGIQIRIMNLAHEAPRLAATSSHSALNLGNAGGAFLGGVVITHLGLPYVPLIGGAVAVVGILGSILSYYLVEKRASTKTI, from the coding sequence ATGCAACCATCTGTAACAAAAGAACAAGTTTCACCTCAAAATGACCGCTTTCCAGCAGCTCTATTCTGCCTGACTGCTGGTGCTTTTGCTATTGGTATGACTGAATTCGTCATTATGGGACTGCTACCTAATGTAGCTAACGACCTTCATGTCACGATTCCACAAGCAGGGCAATTGATTACAAGTTATGCACTTGGTGTAGCTGTAGGAGCACCTGTCTTAACCGTATTAACCCATCGTATTCCGCAGAAGCAATTACTGTGTTTGTTAATGATTATTTTTATACTGGGTAATGCTCTGGCTGTCATTGCTCCTAACTATGGATTATTAATGGCTTCAAGACTAGTGACTGCTCTAGCACACGGTACTTTTTTGGGAGCAAGCTCACTTATAGCGGCTAGACTGGTACGACCGGAGAAAAGAGCTAGTGCCGTCTCTATGGTTCTTGCCGGGCTTACGATCGCTAATATTATCGGTGTTCCTTTTGGAACATTTATCGGACAATATTTGGGCTGGCGTTCTTCATTCGGTGCGATTACGATTATGGGTATGATCTCACTAATCGGTATCTTTTTCTTAATTCCGAAGATTGAGCAGTCTGGACCTTCGAGTCTTGCCAAAGAATTCCGTAGTCTAATCAATCCACAAGTGCTGCTTATTTTATTCACCGGTGCTTTTGGCTGTGGTAGTATGTTTACTGTCTTTACATACATTACCCCTTTACTCACAGATGTGAGCGGATTTCAAGAACATAGTGTAACATGGATTCTGGTGATGTTCGGTGTAGGTGTAACGTTAGGTAATATTATAGGCGGTAGGTTAGCAGATTGGAAGCTAATGCCTTCTCTAATTGCGACGTTTACTATTCTTGTGATCTTATTGGTTATTCTATCAAGCGTACTTCACAATCAGATTTTAACGTTAGTATTTGTTTTTCTCTGGGGTGCAGCCGCGTTCGGGATTATGCCAGGTATCCAGATTCGTATTATGAATCTGGCTCATGAAGCACCAAGACTTGCAGCGACTTCCAGTCACTCTGCACTGAATTTGGGCAATGCAGGTGGTGCTTTTCTCGGTGGTGTAGTGATTACACATCTTGGATTGCCTTATGTACCGCTGATCGGTGGTGCTGTAGCTGTAGTTGGCATTTTGGGATCGATTCTTAGTTATTATCTTGTTGAAAAAAGAGCTAGCACCAAAACGATATAA